The genomic stretch TCACCCTGGCCCGCAGCAGCACTTCGCCCTGCCAGCCTCGTTCCCGGGCCAGGCGAGGGTAGCTGGGGGGTGGGTTTTCAGCATAGACCGGCACCGCCTCGACCAGGGCGTTGGCGGGAGCAGACGGAGGTTTGTCTGCCTCTTTGTTGACCCTTGGCGGTTGAGTCGCCACGAGGGTGTTGTCGGTAGCCTCCTTGGCAGATTCCGTCGATGGTTCTGGCCTGGGCTGGGGGGCTGGGGCCGGTTTCGGCTTGGGAAGCACCGACTTTTCAGCCACCTCATTTACAGGCAGAGGCTGCGGTGCGGGAGGCTTGATGGCTGGCTTTTTCGGAGTCAGGGCAGGGGGCTGGGGATCTGGTTCAGGAGCTTCGGGGTGAACCTCGGCCGCCGGGGTCGGCTCGCTCACCACCGCG from Desulfuromonas sp. KJ2020 encodes the following:
- a CDS encoding energy transducer TonB, with the protein product MSKTALIFWTGVALALHAALLLVPPPISRVQPLEDNIEVAFQTLPVAVVSEPTPAAEVHPEAPEPDPQPPALTPKKPAIKPPAPQPLPVNEVAEKSVLPKPKPAPAPQPRPEPSTESAKEATDNTLVATQPPRVNKEADKPPSAPANALVEAVPVYAENPPPSYPRLARERGWQGEVLLRARVSRGGRVLHVQVEESSGYGLLDRAAVKAVKSWRFRPAHRGDRAVEAEVRLPVRFQLQPS